The proteins below come from a single Loxodonta africana isolate mLoxAfr1 chromosome 20, mLoxAfr1.hap2, whole genome shotgun sequence genomic window:
- the LOC104845921 gene encoding alpha-1,3-mannosyl-glycoprotein 4-beta-N-acetylglucosaminyltransferase-like protein MGAT4E codes for MRAESQAVIGRRPGRVSLRGRGPGRIVSFGAGWKPQRLDLGNPCLEVPGPERPEGWERGLGGVRFKFPGESGVGAQAAEAEPKPAQTATSPGTPSLLLDNTPPSPGPPSPKPPPFLQPRIPWHVPLDLGVSVLTRPSQPPNFTPQTCPAPPRTSSPRSTAFAPRFARLVMRHSTRSFGPLRLTGELFQQIPEPTPRTYRGNKNSVTESPPVTETLVASYSSSKDQSAIEDWQKLTFKYMKTTQQRRKKFLTVGISSVSPLEESNLLYTLDSLFRTSSKAEQKHFTVLIHLADSDLTWLGETVARISSLFSPEILAGQLLLIHAPSDAYPPVDGIRNNTYSGEFYSKQNVDHAFLMSYASNLSDYFLLLDDNVFCGPNFVSHIKWKVTNMNSKPWVLLEFSNMGFLGKLFHSRDLPLLAHFLLLFYREKPLDRLIPHFRTLLLQKNPVLCRPFLFYHRVSHPSFDDNWKTSTVKKKDSYRPDNPPGTVFTDMKAFDVHFPWEAYTLDESFFWTYNVSVGNHLTVLLSHPVNLRRVQVMTGSLVEGKYTLEKGQVELGYTPERMSEFCTSFTLLGRLLEGQLDQEVFPKNIGHSVSCVRLVVKASQVGGLMIRHISLWEEKAKEKEGATS; via the exons ATGAG agccGAGTCGCAGGCGGTGATTGGCCGCCGCCCGGGCCGCGTCAGCCTCCGGGGGCGGGGCCCGGGCCGCATTGTCTCGTTCGGGGCCGGTTGGAAGCCCCAGAGGCTGGACCTGGGCAACCCCTGCTTGGAGGTGCCCGGGCCGGAGCGCCCAGAGGGCTGGGAGCGAGGCCTGGGCGGGGTCAGGTTCAAGTTCCCGGGGGAAAGCGGGGTTGGAGCGCAGGCGGCCGAAGCGGAACCAAAGCCCGCTCAGACTGCCACGTCTCCAGGAACCCCCTCCTTACTCTTGGACAACACTCCGCCCTCACCCGGGCCTCCGTCCCCCAAACCACCCCCATTTCTGCAGCCCCGGATCCCTTGGCACGTTCCCCTGGACCTGGGGGTTTCCGTCCTAACCCGGCCCTCTCAGCCCCCGAACTTCACGCCTCAAACCTGCCCGGCCCCACCCCGGACCAGCAGCCCCAGATCTACAGCCTTCGCCCCTAGATTCGCCCGTCTGGTGATGAGGCACTCCACGCGCTCCTTCGGCCCGCTGAG ACTTACAGGAGAACTCTTCCAGCAAATTCCAGAGCCCACACCCAGAACATACAGAGGCAACAAGAACAGTGTCACAGAGAGCCCACCCGTAACTGAAACGTTG GTGGCCAGCTACAGTAGCAGTAAGGACCAGAGTGCGATAGAAGACTGGCAGAAACTCACCTTCAAATACATGAAAACGACCCAGCAGAGAAGAAAGA AGTTTCTGACAGTGGGGATCTCCTCAGTGTCACCGCTGGAGGAAAGCAACCTCTTGTACACACTGGACTCCCTGTTCCGTACTTCCTCTAAAGCTGAGCAGAAACACTTCACAGTGCTGATCCACCTGGCAGATTCTGACCTCACCTGGCTCGGAGAAACTGTTGCCCGTATTTCAAGCCTCTTCAGCCCAGAGATCTTGGCAGGGCAGTTGCTACTGATCCATGCTCCATCTGATGCCTACCCCCCTGTGGATGGCATCAGGAACAACACCTATTCTGGGGAATTCTACTCCAAGCAGAATGTGGATCATGCCTTCCTCATGAGCTATGCCTCAAACCTCTCTGATTACTTCCTCTTACTAGATGACAACGTCTTTTGTGGCCCCAACTTTGTCAGCCACATTAAGTGGAAGGTGACCAACATGAACTCCAAGCCATGGGTACTACTGGAGTTCTCTAACATGGGCTTCCTTGGCAAGCTCTTTCACAGCAGGGACCTCCCACTCCTcgcccatttcctcctcctcttctataGGGAGAAGCCCCTTGACAGGCTGATTCCTCATTTCCGTACCCTCCTGCTTCAGAAAAACCCAGTCCTCTGCAGGCCTTTCCTCTTCTACCACAGGGTCTCCCACCCCAGCTTTGACGACAACTGGAAGACCTCAACAGTTAAGAAAAAGGACTCTTATCGTCCTGACAACCCACCTGGAACCGTTTTCACTGATATGAAGGCATTTGATGTTCATTTCCCCTGGGAGGCCTACACTCTAGACGAGTCATTCTTTTGGACGTATAATGTTAGTGTAGGGAACCACTTGACAGTGCTTTTGAGCCATCCAGTGAACCTGAGGAGAGTGCAAGTGATGACAGGTTCCCTGGTAGAGGGAAAGTACACCCTAGAGAAGGGGCAAGTAGAGCTGGGCTACACCCCTGAGCGGATGTCGGAGTTCTGTACCAGCTTCACCTTGCTTGGCCGTCTCTTGGAAGGGCAGCTGGACCAGGAAGTATTTCCAAAAAATATTGGGCACAGCGTGAGCTGCGTGAGGCTGGTGGTGAAAGCTAGTCAGGTTGGTGGTCTCATGATCAGACATATCTCCCTCTGGGAGGAAAAAgcgaaagagaaagaaggagccACAAGTTGA